The stretch of DNA CAGCGTTGCCTCGACCACAAAGAGCTGTACACCCCATTTTCTTCCATTCTTCTCCTTCTTTGCAGTTTCCTGGAATCCAAATTTCACCATAATAAACTCCAACTTTATTGACTTGACTTCTAACCCTATATATTACCATTACTAAAGTGTTGatgtatgaaattatatataGTTGTGGTGACTTGAATGGAGGATATGCAAGCAAGTAACTAACAGGTAGggcatttggtaaatttcttaattcgcagtatttttttttcttgagcATGGAATGTTTCAAgctgattaaaaaaaaaactaaactaaactcCTCCTTTCTACCGCTTCATATCTGAAACCATTCTTTGCCGTTTCAAATCTCAGGCCTCCGCCCATCCATCTCCGATTAGCACAGAGGGGAAGAAGGCTTCATTGGCGCACCCACGAAGGTATcaccttctcttttttttcttttgaatcgcgaataagtaaaataaaataatcgaaaaaaaggaaagaaaacagTAAATCACCTTTTAAAAACTGCTGATTGTTctccttttttattgattttttcggGATCCTTAAACAATACAGAAATGGGGTTTTTATAGCCCCGAAATACAGctatttttcttctattttcctattattttcctttttccttttctgtTACTGTTTTGTTATTTGCTGTTCTTCCGTTTTTGCAGTTTGTTGCAGGTACAACTGGATGAAGCGCGTGGTGAAGATGCAGCATGCGTGAAGGGCCTGCGTGCGTGGCTACTGGCCGTGACTGTAGGCTGTTTGGGTTTCGGCGTTTGGTGAATATTTTGGGCTGTGTTGGGTTTGGGTATTTTCGGCTAGAGTTTGTATTGGGCCTATTGTAACTGGGTTAAGTTTGTGGGTTTCGGGTTCGGGCTAGGGTAAtgggtttatttatttttgttttaaatttttttgactttgtaATCTGGACTTTAGACTCTTAATTTTGGGCCCGGGCTTAAATGGGTTATTACAACTAAAGTGTTCAAGTATATATAGTTGTCATTTGTCGGTGAGTTGAATGGAGGATATGCAAGCAAGCAACTAACTGGTATGGCATTTGGTAAATTTCTGAATTTGCAGTACTTTTTTCTTGAGTGGAATGTTTGAagctaattaattcaattttgttTGGTGTTATCCAGGAAGAAATATATCAACAAAAATGGAGCCTGAAGAGAACATCACTCACATGGATTCTTGGCTGTATAAGGCAGCAGCAGAAGGCAACATTGAAGTTTTCGATAATAACCAGAGGCTTCAACTTGAGTCGCTAAAGACCCCAAACCATAACAACGTGCTCCATGTTACCTTGGCAACCAAGGAGAACCCTGTCTGGCTTTTTAACAGAGTTCACTCAATATTCATTTTCTCCCCCGCactatatttattattctatCGGCGTTTGAATTTTTTCATTACTAttataaaaagagaaaagaaatcaaattttatcaaacAAATTCTCAGCAAGTGTCCGTCACTGCTACTCCAAACGAATGCTAAAGGTCAAACTCCTTTGCACGTTGCAGCAAGTTATGGACATTCTGCTATTGTGAAACTTCTAATCAAGTCTTGCGCAAAAGCTAGAGATGGAGATTTAGAGCTGGGAATGGATCAAGTAAGTGCAGTGAGGGAGATGCTGAGGATTACGGATGAGGAATCCAACACGGCTTTACATGAAGCAGCAGGGTGTGGCAATGTTGAAGTGGTGAAAGCATTGTTGGAATTTGAAGACCCTGATTTTCCGTATTCTGCCAACAAAAAACAGGAGACTCCACTTTACATAGCAGCTAGGAAGAGAGGATCTGGGCGCTTGTTGACTCTATTATTAGATAAACTCAAATCAACTGGTCATGGCGGCCCCCACTGTAGAACAGCTTTGCACGCAGCAGTTATGGCTGGAGATGCAGGTATGTTGTTGAGTtagttccaattttttttttttgaaataaataaagaacaggTCTATTGACATTATTTTTTTTGCTTGGATTTAGAGGCAGTAAAGGTAATATTAAAGAAGAAGGGGAATTTGACAAAGGAACGAGATGAAGATGGACACACCCCTCTTCATTATGCTGCACACTTGGGTTCTAGATTCTCAGTTGTGAAAGAACTTTTAAAATGGGATGTATCAGCTGCCTATATAAGTGATAAAAAGAGGGGGATGACACCGCTTCTTATGGCAGCCAGGCAAGGTTATTTTGGAACAGTAAGAATGATTCTCTCTTTATGTCCAGATTGTTGTGAAAAAGTGGACAATGAAGGTTTGAATTTACTTCATTATCTGGCTTTTAGATCCTCTTCCTCCCCATTAGGGCGTTCTTTTTTCAAGTATGATGGTAGTGAGATTGTATATGGATCATTCAGAAATCTAAGGAAGTTGGGAGGTGCCTTTGGAATGACACCTCAAGAAATTTTTACTGCACTTCGATTTGAGGAGCATCATCATAAACaggtgtgtgtatatatatatatatggtatttccatgttattttagttttgaattaacatatttaataatcTTACAATACAATCGGCTAATGTGGGTGGCATGACAGAAGCAAATCAAAGAATTGTTGGAAGAAATTCAAAATGATCAAGTGGCGGAGGTGCCAGTTCGTCGCTTTCCCTTACAAAATGTTTCTACAAAAAGCTTGGAGAAGACAAGAAATGCTCATTTAATAGTGGCAGGTCTTATAGCCACCGTCGCATTCGCAGCGGCAATAACTGTTCCTGGTGGTTTGAAGAGTGAAAAAGGGTCAGAGCAAGGCACTCCCTTTTTCATTGATGAGGCAGCCTTTAAAGCATTTGTTGTGACAAATGCACTGGCCTTCCTTTTTTCTGTTTCTGCCCTCACCACCCACTTTGGGGTTCTGGATAATCTATTatcacaatttaatttttttcgtcATACAGTTTTATATCGAACTCAATCTGTTTCTGGGATTCTTGGCTATGCAACGTTGGCGATGGTAATTGCTTTCAGCACAGGCAGTTATGTGATTTTAAAACCTTCCCACGGACTTACCATTGTTTCATATCTTATTTGCCCTGTCTTTTTATTTTGTATGTGGGCAATTTTGAATCCCTCGTTacatatgtaaaatataaatatgatacaATGTTGTTTCAATTCGTAGCAAGaaaaattttaagtcattttTAAAAAGATAGTTTTGAGTTAGGTTTGAGAGTTGGTCAcacaaaaggaaaattttagcACCTACATTATGCTCACaatttattaaatatgtattgtaaattaaaattcatatgttAGTATTTAATTATGATCAAATTTTTgatagattaaaaataaatatattaaatgagTGAATCGATATTTTAATAGCAAAACAAAGATAAAGGATCAAGATGTAgcattttcctcttttcttttgtAAATTCAACGCCTTTTTAGCCTTTTATTGTCACTTCCTCCatcaattaaagttaaaatacCCTTATTGGTTTTGGAGAAGATCACCAATTCCAGAGTATCTTTTGTTTTTACAcagattttcattttcttttactttatgaTTTTACATTACCTAGGCTAAATGTATACACTTTTTGCCATACAAGATGAacctattttaaataataaaaaaaagtgggGTTTTCTTTAATGGAATCGGACCGGTCAGTTTTATTGAAATGGTAACCAGTCAAA from Gossypium hirsutum isolate 1008001.06 chromosome D04, Gossypium_hirsutum_v2.1, whole genome shotgun sequence encodes:
- the LOC107898610 gene encoding ankyrin repeat-containing protein ITN1 isoform X1, translating into MEPEENITHMDSWLYKAAAEGNIEVFDNNQRLQLESLKTPNHNNVLHVTLATKENPVWLFNRVHSIFIFSPALYLLFYRRLNFFITIIKREKKSNFIKQILSKCPSLLLQTNAKGQTPLHVAASYGHSAIVKLLIKSCAKARDGDLELGMDQVSAVREMLRITDEESNTALHEAAGCGNVEVVKALLEFEDPDFPYSANKKQETPLYIAARKRGSGRLLTLLLDKLKSTGHGGPHCRTALHAAVMAGDAEAVKVILKKKGNLTKERDEDGHTPLHYAAHLGSRFSVVKELLKWDVSAAYISDKKRGMTPLLMAARQGYFGTVRMILSLCPDCCEKVDNEGLNLLHYLAFRSSSSPLGRSFFKYDGSEIVYGSFRNLRKLGGAFGMTPQEIFTALRFEEHHHKQKQIKELLEEIQNDQVAEVPVRRFPLQNVSTKSLEKTRNAHLIVAGLIATVAFAAAITVPGGLKSEKGSEQGTPFFIDEAAFKAFVVTNALAFLFSVSALTTHFGVLDNLLSQFNFFRHTVLYRTQSVSGILGYATLAMVIAFSTGSYVILKPSHGLTIVSYLICPVFLFCMWAILNPSLHM
- the LOC107898610 gene encoding ankyrin repeat-containing protein ITN1 isoform X2, encoding MDQVSAVREMLRITDEESNTALHEAAGCGNVEVVKALLEFEDPDFPYSANKKQETPLYIAARKRGSGRLLTLLLDKLKSTGHGGPHCRTALHAAVMAGDAEAVKVILKKKGNLTKERDEDGHTPLHYAAHLGSRFSVVKELLKWDVSAAYISDKKRGMTPLLMAARQGYFGTVRMILSLCPDCCEKVDNEGLNLLHYLAFRSSSSPLGRSFFKYDGSEIVYGSFRNLRKLGGAFGMTPQEIFTALRFEEHHHKQKQIKELLEEIQNDQVAEVPVRRFPLQNVSTKSLEKTRNAHLIVAGLIATVAFAAAITVPGGLKSEKGSEQGTPFFIDEAAFKAFVVTNALAFLFSVSALTTHFGVLDNLLSQFNFFRHTVLYRTQSVSGILGYATLAMVIAFSTGSYVILKPSHGLTIVSYLICPVFLFCMWAILNPSLHM